One genomic region from Actinocatenispora thailandica encodes:
- a CDS encoding nuclear transport factor 2 family protein, protein MYVTDAFALSAPATEPANVAAQLRDRVEIIDALYRFGLGQDLKDAALFASAFAADAELDFSPAAAKWGGKAPLMVGRDMIVSTILGLFDGRVDTTHQVTNPRVAVDGDTARLTALVEAQHLLIADRGTFALLKNPYAVDLVRDGDRWVVRRMRIDNAWHTGDPAAIFTA, encoded by the coding sequence ATGTACGTCACCGACGCCTTCGCCCTGTCCGCTCCGGCCACCGAGCCCGCCAACGTCGCGGCGCAGCTGCGCGACCGGGTGGAGATCATCGACGCGCTGTACCGGTTCGGCCTCGGACAGGACCTGAAGGACGCCGCGTTGTTCGCCTCGGCATTCGCCGCCGACGCCGAACTGGACTTCAGCCCGGCAGCGGCCAAGTGGGGCGGAAAGGCGCCGCTGATGGTCGGCCGGGACATGATCGTCAGCACCATCCTCGGCCTGTTCGACGGCCGGGTGGACACCACCCATCAGGTCACCAACCCGCGCGTCGCCGTCGACGGTGACACCGCGCGCCTCACCGCGCTGGTCGAGGCCCAGCATCTGCTCATCGCGGACCGCGGCACCTTCGCGTTGTTGAAGAACCCCTACGCCGTGGATCTGGTCCGCGACGGCGACCGCTGGGTGGTCCGCCGGATGCGTATCGACAACGCATGGCACACCGGCGACCCCGCCGCGATCTTCACCGCCTGA
- a CDS encoding FAD-binding oxidoreductase, giving the protein MNALTELRDRVRGRVLLPEDTGFDSARRPWNLAVEQDVAAVVEAADAADVAALARYTAAHGLRVSAQPSGHGATGDLDGAILLRTRLLDEVAIDAAGRTARVGAGVRWGQVQGIAAEHGLTGLPGSSPVVSVTGYTLGGGLSWFSRAYGWAADSVTAIEGVGADGTPFRVMAGDDLFWALRGGGGDYALVTALEFTLHPAPRLYGGRMLWPAERAAEVLDTYRTVTAAAPETLTLWLDLLNFPGSAPLVAVDATYLGEPAEGRDLLRPLANLDGLLSDGRGPLSTADLGSITAEPTEPGPGLSRGELLTALDDRAAKTLLAEPIDPLLSVQLRHLGGALARPSDSPHGPLEEPYALYLFGVPTSPESAAAVRARQRDLVRDLAPWISGHKPYTYLTPSETAADAFAPDTLARLRAIKHRFDPHHTIRSNYPIPF; this is encoded by the coding sequence ATGAACGCTCTGACCGAATTGCGCGACCGCGTTCGCGGCCGGGTGCTGCTTCCCGAGGACACCGGGTTCGACTCCGCCCGCCGACCCTGGAATCTGGCCGTCGAACAGGACGTCGCCGCGGTGGTCGAGGCGGCGGACGCCGCCGATGTCGCCGCGCTGGCCCGTTACACCGCGGCCCACGGGCTGCGGGTGTCGGCCCAGCCCAGCGGGCACGGCGCCACGGGCGACCTGGACGGCGCGATCCTGCTGCGCACCCGGCTCCTGGACGAGGTCGCGATCGACGCCGCCGGTCGCACCGCCCGGGTCGGCGCGGGTGTGCGCTGGGGCCAGGTCCAAGGGATCGCCGCAGAGCACGGTCTGACCGGGCTTCCGGGAAGCTCCCCCGTGGTGAGCGTGACCGGCTACACCCTCGGCGGCGGCCTCAGCTGGTTCTCCCGCGCATACGGCTGGGCCGCCGACAGCGTCACCGCCATCGAAGGCGTCGGCGCCGACGGCACACCGTTCCGGGTGATGGCCGGCGACGACCTGTTCTGGGCCCTGCGCGGCGGAGGTGGCGACTACGCGCTGGTCACCGCGTTGGAGTTCACCCTGCACCCCGCACCGCGGCTCTACGGTGGGCGGATGCTGTGGCCCGCCGAACGGGCGGCCGAGGTCCTGGACACCTACCGGACAGTCACCGCAGCGGCACCGGAGACCCTCACCCTCTGGCTCGACCTGCTGAACTTCCCCGGGAGCGCGCCGCTGGTCGCCGTGGACGCAACCTATCTGGGCGAGCCGGCCGAGGGCCGGGACCTGCTCCGCCCGCTGGCGAACCTCGACGGGCTCCTGTCCGACGGCCGCGGCCCCCTTTCCACCGCCGATCTCGGTTCCATCACGGCCGAGCCGACCGAACCGGGGCCGGGGCTGTCGCGGGGGGAGTTGCTCACCGCGCTGGACGACCGCGCGGCCAAGACCCTCCTGGCGGAGCCGATCGACCCACTGCTCAGCGTGCAGCTCCGGCACCTCGGCGGCGCACTCGCCCGCCCCTCCGACAGCCCGCACGGCCCCCTCGAGGAGCCGTACGCCCTCTACCTGTTCGGTGTGCCGACCTCACCGGAGTCCGCCGCGGCCGTGCGGGCCCGGCAGCGAGACCTCGTCCGAGACCTCGCGCCCTGGATCAGTGGGCACAAGCCGTACACCTACCTGACGCCGAGCGAGACCGCAGCCGACGCCTTCGCACCCGACACCCTGGCTCGGCTGCGCGCCATCAAGCACCGTTTTGATCCGCACCACACGATCCGCAGCAACTACCCCATCCCGTTCTGA
- a CDS encoding DoxX family protein, whose protein sequence is MYTAYLVIGIVTVAANLFSGACAITRFGPVMKTLRPALATADIPESWLTFPIGTLKTAGALGVLLGLVGVPLVGTAAAIGLVLFFVCAAYTHIRVADFSPTFFLGSCFFLPLAAASLALGLAR, encoded by the coding sequence ATGTACACCGCCTACCTCGTCATCGGCATCGTGACCGTGGCCGCCAACCTGTTCTCCGGCGCCTGCGCCATCACCCGCTTCGGCCCGGTCATGAAGACCCTCCGGCCGGCACTCGCGACCGCCGACATTCCCGAGTCCTGGCTCACCTTTCCCATCGGCACGCTCAAGACTGCCGGCGCCCTCGGCGTGCTCCTCGGCCTCGTCGGCGTGCCGCTGGTCGGCACCGCCGCCGCGATCGGCCTCGTCCTGTTCTTCGTCTGCGCGGCCTACACGCACATCCGCGTGGCCGACTTCTCCCCCACCTTCTTTCTCGGCAGTTGCTTCTTCCTCCCGCTGGCCGCGGCCAGCTTGGCCCTCGGCCTCGCCCGGTGA
- a CDS encoding NAD-dependent epimerase/dehydratase family protein yields the protein MILVTGGAGFIGSHVVDALRAAGAPVRVLDCLHPAAHRGVPSYLADGWLRADVRDAAAVRSALADVDVVVHQAAMVGLGVDTADLPEYVGCNDLGTAVLLAEMAAAGVRRLVLASSMVVYGEGRYACAEHGTVRPGPRREADLAAGRYEPPCPRCGAWLRPENVPESAPLDPRNTYAATKVAQEHLAAAWARDTGGSVVALRYHNVYGPRMPRDTPYAGVAALFRSALERGEAPQVYEDGAQRRDFVHVRDVAAANLAAVTATGGPGGTAAGRADAGRAGRGRADGGRADSGRADSGGADGGPGGFRAYNVASGQPHTVGQMATALADAFGGPAPVVTGRYRLGDVRHVVAAPDLARTELGFRASVDFADGMAEFAGVPLRR from the coding sequence GTGATCCTGGTGACCGGCGGGGCCGGATTCATCGGCTCGCACGTGGTCGACGCGCTGCGGGCTGCCGGTGCCCCGGTTCGGGTGCTGGACTGCCTGCATCCCGCCGCACACCGCGGCGTGCCGTCCTACCTGGCGGACGGCTGGCTGCGCGCGGACGTGCGGGACGCCGCCGCGGTGCGGTCCGCGCTGGCCGACGTGGACGTCGTGGTGCACCAAGCGGCGATGGTCGGGCTGGGCGTGGACACCGCCGACCTGCCGGAGTACGTGGGCTGCAACGACCTGGGTACCGCGGTGCTGCTGGCCGAGATGGCCGCCGCCGGGGTGCGCCGGCTGGTGCTCGCCTCGTCGATGGTGGTGTACGGCGAGGGCAGGTACGCGTGCGCCGAGCACGGCACGGTGCGCCCGGGGCCCCGCCGGGAGGCGGATCTCGCCGCTGGTCGGTACGAGCCGCCGTGCCCGCGCTGCGGCGCCTGGCTGCGGCCGGAGAACGTCCCCGAGTCCGCGCCGCTGGATCCGCGGAACACCTACGCGGCGACGAAGGTGGCGCAGGAGCACCTGGCCGCGGCGTGGGCCCGGGACACCGGCGGGTCGGTGGTGGCCCTGCGGTACCACAACGTGTACGGGCCGCGGATGCCCCGGGACACGCCGTACGCGGGGGTGGCCGCGCTGTTCCGGTCGGCGCTGGAACGGGGCGAGGCGCCCCAGGTGTACGAGGACGGCGCGCAGCGGCGCGACTTCGTGCACGTGCGCGACGTGGCCGCCGCCAACCTGGCCGCGGTGACCGCCACCGGCGGTCCCGGCGGGACCGCCGCCGGCCGCGCAGACGCCGGTCGCGCGGGCCGCGGGCGTGCAGACGGCGGGCGCGCGGACAGCGGGCGTGCAGACAGCGGGGGCGCGGACGGCGGACCCGGCGGCTTCCGGGCGTACAACGTGGCGTCCGGGCAGCCGCACACGGTCGGTCAGATGGCCACCGCGCTCGCCGACGCGTTCGGCGGGCCGGCGCCGGTGGTGACGGGCCGGTACCGGCTGGGCGACGTGCGGCACGTCGTCGCCGCGCCGGACCTGGCCCGCACCGAACTCGGTTTCCGGGCCTCGGTCGACTTCGCCGACGGGATGGCCGAATTCGCCGGTGTGCCGCTACGCAGGTGA
- a CDS encoding S-methyl-5'-thioadenosine phosphorylase: protein MIGGSGLYELLPDVVEHAVDTPYGPPSDPLMVGLLPGGRRVAFVPRHGRDHRFPPHRIPYRANLWALRSLGVRQVLAPCAVGSLRPEFGPGTFVLPDQLVDRTSGRVQTYHDHGAVHVSFADPYCPVGRDRVARTAASAGTDVVEHGTMVVVEGPRFSTRAESQWFAAQGWSVVNMTGHPEAVLARELGLCYTPIALVTDLDAGIEAGAGVSQEEVFAVFAANTERMRTLLLSAAAALPVERDCACGESYEEAGVTVP, encoded by the coding sequence GTGATCGGCGGGTCCGGGTTGTACGAGTTGCTGCCCGACGTCGTCGAGCACGCCGTCGACACGCCGTACGGGCCGCCCAGCGACCCGCTGATGGTCGGTCTGCTGCCTGGCGGACGCCGGGTGGCGTTCGTACCCCGGCACGGTCGCGACCACCGGTTCCCGCCGCACCGCATCCCGTACCGGGCCAACCTGTGGGCGCTGCGTTCGCTCGGAGTGCGGCAGGTGCTGGCGCCGTGCGCGGTCGGCTCGCTGCGGCCGGAGTTCGGGCCGGGCACCTTCGTACTACCGGACCAGTTGGTCGACCGGACCAGCGGCCGCGTGCAGACCTACCACGACCACGGCGCGGTGCACGTCTCGTTCGCCGACCCGTACTGCCCGGTCGGGCGGGACCGGGTGGCGCGCACCGCCGCGAGCGCCGGGACCGACGTGGTCGAGCACGGCACGATGGTCGTGGTGGAGGGGCCCCGGTTCTCCACCCGGGCGGAGTCGCAGTGGTTCGCCGCGCAGGGTTGGTCGGTGGTGAACATGACCGGCCATCCGGAAGCGGTGCTGGCCCGCGAACTCGGGCTGTGCTACACGCCGATCGCACTGGTCACTGACCTGGACGCGGGGATCGAGGCGGGCGCCGGGGTCAGCCAGGAGGAGGTGTTCGCGGTGTTCGCCGCCAACACCGAACGGATGCGCACGCTGCTGCTGAGCGCCGCGGCCGCCCTGCCGGTCGAGCGCGACTGCGCCTGCGGCGAGTCGTACGAGGAGGCCGGGGTGACGGTGCCGTGA
- a CDS encoding LysR substrate-binding domain-containing protein, with the protein MLERHEVDAFLTLAEELHFGRTAERLHLSTARVSQTIAKLERRIGVPLFNRTSRRVALTAVGRQLDEEIRPAWNQITAAVERAVDNGRGLTGTLRVAFVGAAGGQLMAGVAELFREREPGCQVLLHEAQMSEVFPWIRDQVVDLALAPRPVHEPGLVSGPVLVREARMLAVPVGHPFARRESVSLQDLSRVRLFRLPESVPGSLQDHYAPSVTPAGHPIEHGPATKTFNETLTLIGAGQGGFIVGAHFRRYYARPDVTYIPFDDASPLEWSMHWSADAATARVRAFAEAAVKLVGG; encoded by the coding sequence ATGCTGGAACGACACGAGGTGGACGCCTTCCTCACCCTGGCCGAGGAGCTCCATTTCGGCCGCACCGCCGAACGCCTGCACCTGTCCACCGCCCGTGTCAGCCAGACCATCGCCAAGCTGGAACGGCGCATCGGCGTCCCGCTGTTCAACCGCACCAGCCGCCGGGTGGCGCTCACCGCGGTCGGCCGGCAACTGGACGAGGAGATCCGGCCCGCCTGGAACCAGATCACCGCCGCCGTCGAGCGGGCGGTCGACAACGGACGCGGCCTCACCGGCACGCTGCGCGTCGCCTTCGTCGGCGCTGCCGGCGGTCAGCTCATGGCCGGAGTAGCCGAACTGTTCCGCGAACGCGAGCCCGGCTGTCAAGTACTGCTGCACGAGGCGCAGATGTCAGAGGTCTTCCCCTGGATCCGCGACCAAGTGGTCGATCTCGCGCTGGCCCCTCGCCCCGTGCACGAACCCGGTCTCGTCTCCGGCCCGGTGCTGGTGCGCGAGGCGCGCATGCTGGCAGTTCCCGTGGGGCATCCCTTCGCCCGCCGCGAGTCGGTGTCCCTGCAGGATCTGAGCCGGGTGCGTCTCTTCCGGCTGCCTGAGAGCGTGCCCGGCTCCCTGCAGGACCATTACGCACCCAGCGTCACTCCCGCTGGACACCCGATCGAGCATGGCCCCGCGACCAAGACCTTCAACGAGACCCTCACTCTCATCGGCGCCGGCCAAGGCGGCTTCATCGTCGGTGCGCACTTCCGGCGCTACTACGCCCGCCCTGACGTCACCTACATCCCCTTCGACGATGCCTCGCCGCTGGAGTGGTCCATGCACTGGTCCGCCGACGCCGCCACTGCCCGTGTCCGTGCCTTCGCCGAGGCCGCTGTCAAGCTGGTAGGCGGTTGA
- a CDS encoding response regulator transcription factor — translation MRTVTERPARVLVVDDDPTVSDVVARYLHRDGLDVRLAADGPGALREFADYRPDLVVLDLMLPGLDGIEVCRRMRAGADVAVIMLTALGEESDRVLGLATGADDYVTKPFSPRELALRVQSVLRRSYRPVEPAQPEVFRDGELVVDTAARIATLAGQRLNLTVREFDLLAFLVRNPGTAYRREELLAQVWGWTFGDHSTVTVHVRRLREKVERDPAQPHRIVTVWGVGYRYQPDGGEAR, via the coding sequence GTGAGGACGGTGACCGAGCGGCCGGCGCGGGTCCTGGTGGTGGACGACGACCCGACCGTCTCCGATGTCGTCGCCCGCTACCTGCACCGGGACGGCCTCGATGTCCGGCTCGCCGCCGACGGCCCCGGCGCGCTGCGCGAGTTCGCCGACTACCGGCCCGATCTGGTGGTGCTCGACCTGATGCTGCCCGGCCTCGACGGCATCGAGGTGTGCCGGCGGATGCGGGCCGGCGCCGACGTCGCGGTCATCATGCTCACCGCGCTGGGCGAGGAGTCCGACCGGGTGCTCGGCCTCGCCACCGGCGCCGACGACTACGTGACGAAGCCGTTCAGCCCGCGGGAGCTGGCGCTGCGGGTGCAGTCGGTGCTGCGCCGCTCGTACCGGCCGGTCGAGCCGGCGCAGCCGGAGGTGTTCCGGGACGGGGAGCTGGTGGTCGACACCGCGGCCCGGATCGCCACCCTGGCCGGGCAGCGGCTCAACCTGACCGTCCGCGAGTTCGACCTGCTGGCGTTCCTGGTGCGCAACCCGGGCACCGCGTACCGGCGGGAGGAACTGCTCGCGCAGGTCTGGGGCTGGACGTTCGGCGACCACTCGACGGTGACCGTGCACGTGCGGCGGTTGCGGGAGAAGGTGGAGCGCGATCCGGCCCAGCCGCACCGGATCGTCACGGTGTGGGGCGTCGGCTACCGGTACCAACCGGACGGAGGGGAGGCGCGATGA
- a CDS encoding NAD(P)H-binding protein, translating into MILVTGATGVVGHPLVELLVSAGAEVRAVSRDPEAANLPAGVEVVRADPSRPTTLDGALHGVTAMFVNPRTVGTAAAELLDRARDAGVRRVVSMSALNVDFDLDRQPSRLRGEYNKEVEAAVAASGLEWFALRSGFYAVNTIGMWAGQIRAGDVVRGPYADTSWAPLHERDIAAVGAHALLADELSPGCPVLTGPRALTQTEMVETIGAAIGRPLRFEEVPVEVAKRGMVASGIPAALADGFMAMQADSYGQAGLVTGEVDRILGRPGLDFAAWAADHTADFQQ; encoded by the coding sequence ATGATTCTGGTGACAGGAGCGACCGGGGTGGTTGGCCACCCACTGGTCGAACTGCTCGTCTCGGCGGGCGCCGAAGTCCGCGCGGTCAGCCGTGACCCGGAGGCCGCCAACCTTCCCGCCGGCGTCGAGGTCGTTCGCGCCGATCCGTCCCGGCCCACCACCCTGGACGGGGCGCTGCACGGCGTCACCGCGATGTTCGTCAACCCCCGGACGGTCGGTACCGCCGCGGCGGAGTTGCTGGACCGCGCCCGGGACGCCGGGGTACGCCGGGTCGTGTCGATGTCCGCCCTGAACGTCGACTTCGACCTGGACCGGCAGCCGTCCCGGCTGCGTGGCGAGTACAACAAGGAGGTCGAGGCCGCCGTCGCCGCGTCCGGCCTGGAGTGGTTCGCGCTGCGGTCCGGCTTCTACGCAGTCAACACCATCGGGATGTGGGCCGGCCAGATCCGCGCCGGCGACGTGGTGCGCGGCCCGTACGCCGACACGTCCTGGGCACCGCTGCACGAGCGGGACATCGCCGCGGTCGGCGCGCACGCCCTGCTCGCCGACGAACTCTCGCCCGGTTGCCCGGTCCTCACCGGCCCCCGCGCCCTCACCCAGACCGAGATGGTCGAGACGATCGGTGCGGCCATCGGCCGGCCGCTGCGCTTCGAGGAGGTCCCGGTCGAGGTGGCCAAGCGGGGCATGGTCGCCTCCGGCATCCCGGCGGCGCTCGCGGACGGCTTCATGGCGATGCAGGCCGACTCGTACGGGCAGGCCGGCCTCGTCACCGGAGAGGTCGACCGGATCCTCGGACGTCCCGGACTCGACTTCGCGGCCTGGGCCGCCGACCACACGGCCGACTTCCAGCAGTGA
- a CDS encoding MFS transporter yields MKTIFPRSGLALALLAFAQLIISLDYNIVYVALPEIGDGLGFSSQTLQWVVSAYAVAFGGFLLLGGRASDLFGPRRMFVTGLVLYAVASLAGGMTHSPWPLVAARAVQGLGGALLFPATLMLISTGFAPGRDRNRAFALWGTAGGGGMILGSLLGGMLTEAFGWTAVFLVNVPLAGVAALAALPLIPGQPRPERTTRRRFDVAGALTGTAGTTLLVVALVQGPESGWASAPVVGAAVAGMLLLAAFVTIERRGSHPLLPLGLLRGRDLGSGALVTFFYMGTFGSLLYFLTVYFQAVLGYGALRTGLAFLVPMAAIVAGSQLAGHLATARGVRTTIVGALLVGLAGTLVLATTLAVGSSYLALVPGLLVLGVGQGAGYTLMFGAATSATPAEQQGVASGVVSTTQQIGGAIGLAVLVAIANSGTSGLTGAALRAATVHGLRTAMLVAAAGIALTALAALGFSRARKPRSIPRAVSTDDRMILEESQR; encoded by the coding sequence ATGAAGACCATCTTCCCGCGCTCGGGGCTCGCCCTGGCCCTGTTGGCGTTCGCCCAACTGATCATTTCCCTCGACTACAACATCGTCTACGTGGCGCTGCCAGAGATCGGGGATGGCCTCGGTTTCTCCTCCCAGACCCTCCAGTGGGTGGTCAGCGCCTACGCGGTGGCCTTCGGCGGGTTCCTGCTCCTCGGTGGCCGCGCCAGCGACTTGTTCGGCCCGCGTCGGATGTTCGTGACCGGACTGGTGCTGTACGCGGTGGCCTCGCTGGCCGGCGGGATGACCCACTCGCCCTGGCCGCTGGTGGCGGCGAGGGCTGTCCAGGGGCTGGGCGGGGCGCTGCTGTTCCCCGCGACCCTCATGCTGATCAGCACCGGATTCGCGCCGGGCCGGGATCGCAACCGCGCCTTCGCGCTATGGGGCACCGCCGGCGGCGGCGGGATGATCCTGGGCTCGCTGCTGGGCGGGATGCTTACCGAGGCGTTCGGCTGGACAGCGGTGTTCTTGGTCAACGTGCCGCTCGCCGGTGTGGCCGCGCTGGCCGCCCTGCCGCTGATCCCTGGCCAGCCCCGGCCGGAGAGAACGACGCGACGCCGATTCGACGTCGCCGGAGCGCTGACCGGGACTGCCGGAACCACCCTGCTGGTGGTCGCGCTGGTGCAGGGCCCCGAGTCGGGATGGGCGTCCGCACCGGTCGTTGGGGCGGCCGTGGCCGGGATGCTGCTGCTGGCCGCGTTCGTCACCATCGAACGGCGCGGGAGCCACCCGCTGCTGCCGCTCGGCCTGCTGCGTGGCCGGGACCTGGGTTCGGGTGCGCTGGTCACCTTCTTCTACATGGGCACCTTCGGCTCTCTGCTGTACTTCCTGACCGTCTACTTCCAGGCCGTACTCGGCTACGGCGCCCTGCGCACCGGCCTGGCGTTTCTGGTCCCGATGGCCGCGATCGTTGCGGGATCGCAGCTGGCCGGACACCTCGCGACCGCGCGCGGCGTACGAACCACCATCGTCGGCGCCCTGCTCGTCGGGCTGGCCGGGACGCTCGTCCTCGCGACGACCCTGGCCGTCGGATCGTCCTACCTCGCCCTCGTCCCGGGGCTGTTGGTCCTCGGGGTCGGTCAGGGCGCGGGTTACACCCTGATGTTCGGCGCGGCGACCTCCGCGACCCCCGCCGAACAACAGGGCGTCGCATCCGGGGTGGTCTCCACCACCCAGCAGATCGGCGGTGCGATCGGCCTGGCCGTCCTGGTGGCCATCGCCAACTCCGGTACCAGCGGGCTCACCGGCGCGGCGTTGCGCGCGGCCACCGTCCACGGCCTGCGGACGGCGATGCTCGTCGCAGCGGCGGGCATCGCACTGACCGCACTGGCCGCGCTCGGATTCTCCCGCGCCCGCAAGCCCCGATCCATTCCCCGTGCCGTGTCCACCGATGACCGGATGATCCTTGAGGAGAGCCAACGATGA
- a CDS encoding YqgE/AlgH family protein, which translates to MAVESLTGRLLVATPALRDPNFERTVVLLLAHERGGALGVVLNRATEMPVSDIEALGGWAERASDPGVVFEGGPVQPEAAICLARVRPERDIRGVTRVAGPVCSVNLPAGPDDVDEGIEGVRVFSGYAGWEAGQLESEIDTGSWLVFDGLPGDAFFPRPDDLWSMVLRRQGGLLAAIALFPSDPSLN; encoded by the coding sequence ATGGCGGTCGAGTCGCTCACCGGGCGACTCCTCGTCGCCACCCCCGCCCTGCGGGACCCCAACTTCGAACGCACCGTCGTCCTGCTGCTCGCGCACGAACGCGGCGGCGCGCTCGGCGTCGTCCTCAACCGCGCGACGGAGATGCCGGTCAGCGACATCGAGGCGCTCGGCGGCTGGGCCGAGCGCGCGAGCGACCCCGGCGTGGTGTTCGAGGGCGGGCCGGTACAGCCCGAGGCGGCGATCTGCCTCGCCCGGGTCCGCCCGGAGCGCGACATTCGCGGCGTCACCCGGGTCGCCGGCCCGGTCTGCTCGGTCAACCTGCCCGCCGGCCCGGACGACGTGGACGAGGGCATCGAAGGGGTGCGGGTCTTCTCCGGCTACGCCGGCTGGGAGGCCGGCCAGTTGGAGTCCGAGATCGACACCGGCTCCTGGCTGGTGTTCGACGGACTGCCCGGCGACGCCTTCTTCCCCCGCCCGGACGATCTGTGGTCGATGGTGCTGCGCCGGCAGGGCGGGCTGCTCGCCGCCATTGCCCTGTTCCCGTCCGATCCGTCGCTGAACTGA
- a CDS encoding SDR family oxidoreductase, with the protein MTGKVAVVTGSSRGIGRAIAARLATDGMRVIINYRSNADAAEEAVTAIERSGGQATAVPADVTDPAQLRGLFDAAEQHYGGLDVFVHNAYGAAYGAIAEARDEDFDRAFDGNARATFVALREAATRMRDDGRIVFISSSITRTGNPPGLYAASKAAGEQLVRAFAREVAARRITVNSVLAGFTETDGLKTAGIPVEQIAQRMPMGRLGRPDDVAEVVGFLASAGARWVTGQRIAVDGGLT; encoded by the coding sequence ATGACCGGCAAAGTCGCAGTCGTCACCGGAAGCTCCCGCGGGATAGGCCGCGCCATCGCGGCCCGGCTCGCCACCGACGGGATGCGCGTGATCATCAACTACCGGAGCAACGCGGACGCCGCCGAGGAGGCCGTGACGGCCATCGAGAGGTCCGGCGGGCAGGCGACGGCCGTCCCGGCCGACGTGACCGACCCGGCCCAGCTGCGCGGCCTGTTCGACGCGGCGGAACAGCACTACGGCGGGCTGGACGTGTTCGTACACAACGCCTACGGCGCCGCCTACGGGGCCATCGCCGAGGCACGCGACGAGGACTTCGACCGGGCCTTCGACGGGAACGCGCGGGCCACCTTCGTGGCGCTGCGGGAAGCGGCGACCCGAATGCGAGACGACGGCAGGATCGTGTTCATCTCGTCGTCGATCACCCGCACCGGCAACCCGCCCGGCCTGTACGCGGCCAGCAAGGCTGCCGGCGAGCAGTTGGTGCGGGCCTTCGCCCGCGAGGTCGCCGCGCGACGGATCACCGTCAACAGCGTGCTTGCCGGGTTCACCGAGACCGACGGCCTGAAGACCGCGGGCATTCCGGTCGAGCAGATCGCCCAACGGATGCCGATGGGCCGGCTCGGCCGACCCGACGACGTCGCCGAGGTCGTCGGGTTCCTCGCCTCCGCGGGCGCCCGCTGGGTGACCGGCCAGCGGATCGCCGTCGACGGCGGACTGACCTGA